TTATAAAGTCATCAAGAAAGCCCTGCCCGGCCCCTTCACCTTTTTGTTTGAAGCCAGCGCCAACGCCCCCCGTTTCGGCGGCGTGAAGCGCAAAACCGTCGGCATCCGCGTGCCCGACAACCAAATTATCCGCCAGCTGGTGAAGGAATTGGGCAACCCCATCGTGAGCACCTCGGTGCGCGAAAGCGAGGAAACCTTGGAAGAATACGTGACCGACCCGGACCTGATTTACGAGAAGTACCGCCTGCTCGTGGACCTCGTCATCGACGGCGGTTTCGGCGGCAACACCCCCAGCACCATCGTCGACTGCATCAACGACGAGTTTGAAATCGTGCGCGAAGGTGCCGGCGACATCGAGCCGTATCTGTAGGCACCTGTCATTACGAGGCGGCCCGACAAAGCAATCCGTCTTCTCTCAGCGACGAACCTTAATAACATAGAAAGCCCCGGCTCTGCAGTAGAGTCGGGGCTTTTTGTTTAAATAGGT
This DNA window, taken from Hymenobacter sp. 5317J-9, encodes the following:
- a CDS encoding L-threonylcarbamoyladenylate synthase, with the translated sequence MPATLLRIHPENPPQNRIQQAVEVLRKGGVIIYPTDTVYGIGCDVTNAKAVERVCRIKGIHPEKANLSFICYDLSHISDYAHGITTATYKVIKKALPGPFTFLFEASANAPRFGGVKRKTVGIRVPDNQIIRQLVKELGNPIVSTSVRESEETLEEYVTDPDLIYEKYRLLVDLVIDGGFGGNTPSTIVDCINDEFEIVREGAGDIEPYL